The genomic segment CCGCTGCTGCTCATCGCGTACGGCGCCGCCACCGTCATCGGCAACACCGTCGTCGGCCGGCTCGCCGACCGGCGCGCCCTGCCCGTGCTCGTCGTCGGCCTGGCGCTCAACCTGGCCTTCCTCGTCGGGTTCGCGCTCTTCGCCGGACTGACCGTCCCCGCCGTCGTGTTCATGCTGGGCATCGGTCTCGTGGGCGTCACCATGAACCCGGCGCTGGTGACCCGCGTCCAGCGCGTCGGCAACGCGCGGTCCCTGGTGAACACCGTCCACTCGTCGTTCATCACGCTCGGCATCATCATCGCCACCTCCGTCGGCGGCCCCGCCATCGACACGTTCGGGCTGCGCGCGCCGCTGTGGATCGGCGCCGGGCTGGCCGTGCTCGGCCTGTTCTCCCTCGTACCCGACCTGCGGCGCCGGGCCGCCACGGCCCGCCTGGAGCCGGCCGCGCCGTCAGGGCCTGTGTCATGACCTCGGCTCTCAGACGTCTGACGGCTTCTTCGCACCGAAGAGCCAGGTGTCGAACAGCTCGGACAGGTCCTTGCCCGACTTCTCCTCGCACAGGTCGATGAACTGCCGGGTGTCGGCGTTCCCATGGCGGTAGCGCTTCGTCCAGGTGTGGAGGATGTCGTAGAAGGTGTCGTCGCCGACGGCCTTACGCACCTGGTGCACGACCATGGCGCCCCGGCCGTAGACGGGCGAGTCCGACATGCGTCCCCCGCTGGGCGGCGCGGCGGGCGGGAAGTCCCAGATCCCCTCGCTCTCCGGGTGCGTGCCGTCGTAGAACTCCTCGAAGGTCTTCTGCGCGGGCTTGCCGTCCTGGTCCTCCTGCCAGAGCCACTCCGCGTACGTGGCGAGACCCTCGCTGAGCCACAGGTCCTTCCACGCGCGCGGGGTGACCGAGTTGCCGAACCACTGGTGCGCCATCTCGTGCACCATCAGCGTCTCGTCGGGTGCCTCTTCGAAGTACGGCTTGGTCTGGGTCTCCAGGGCGTAGTCGAGCCCGGGGAGGTGGTCGACGACGGCGCCCGCGGAGGAGAAGGGGTAGGGCCCGAAGTTCTCGGTGGCCCAGTCGAGGATGTCGGGGACCAACTCCTCGACGTCCTCGGCGTCTTCGCTCTCGTCCGGGTCGACGGCGATGTAGAGGGGCACGCCGTCGGAGGTCTTGCCCTTGTGCACCTCGAAGTAGCCGACGGTGACGTTGGCGACGTACGTCGCCATGGGCTCCTTCGTCCGCCAGCGCCGGGTGACGCGGTCGCCCTTGTCCTGCTCCTTCGTCAACTCCCCGTTGCTCACGACGTCGTAGGGGTCGCCGTCCTCGTCCTTGGGGACGGTGACGGCGATGTCGTACGTCGCCTTGTCCGAGGGGTGGTGGTTGCCGGGGAACCACGTCATGGAGCCGGACGGCTGGCCGAGGGCGGTCGAGCCGTCGTCCGTCTCGATCCAGCCCTCCAGGCCGCCGTCCGCGCCCTCGATCGTCTTCGGGGTGCCGTCGTAGGTGACGGTGGTCTTGAAGGTGTCCCCGTCGCCGAGCGCCTCGGCGGGCGTCACCGTCAGTTCGTTCCCCGAGCGGCTGAAGCGGGCCTTGGTCCCGTTCACCGTGGCGGCGCGCACCTTCAGACCTGCCAGGTCGAGGTTGAAGCGGCTGAGACCCTGGGTGGCGCGGGCGGTGATGACCGCGGTGCCCTTGAGACGGTTGGTGTCGGGGACGTAGTCGAGGTCGAGGGCGTAGTGGGAGACGTCGTAACCCCCGTTGCCGAGAGCGGGAGTCAGGGCGTCCTTGACGCCGCTCGCTCCAGGACGGGCCGCCGGGGCGCCGTCGCCGCCGGTGCAGGCGGTGGCCGCGAGGAGCAGCAGCGCCGCGAGGAGCGCGGTCCGTTCCCTCGGCGTGCGTCGCGTCGTCACGAGGTTCCGCTCCCCGCCCGGCGCTTGCGGCGCGCCGTCACCGCTCCCGCGCCGATCGCCGCCACGACGGCGGTCGCACCGGCTCCGGCCGCGATGCCCGCGCCGAAGCCGGGCCCGCTCTCCGCGGCCTCCCCGGACTCGGCCGCCACCTTCACCTTCCCCTTGAGCACGATCGGGGGGTAGTCGCACACGTACTCCTGCTCCCCTTCGCCGACGCAGTCCGCGTCCTTGTGGCGCAGGGTGACCTTCACGTCGTACGTACCCGGCCGGACGTTCTCCTTGATGCGGCCCGCGCCCACCCACGCGCGGCCCGAGTCCCCCAGGACCGTGTCATCGGTCAGCGCGGGGCTGGAGACGTCCACCGCTGTCGGGTGGGGGTTGCCGGGACGTTCCTTCACCGTGATGTCCACGACATCGCCCGCTCCCGCGGGGCCTCCCACGGACACGTAGCCCCGTCCCGGGAACGGCAGGGTGTCGCCGTGGGCCGCACCCGCGGCCCCAAGAAGCAGCAGGGGTACGGCAATTACGACATATCCGCTACGTGCGGACAGAGAAGTGAAGTTGTCCATATGTCCTCCAGTCCGCCATAGTTCTACGATCATGACTCATATTGGCGCGGTCACGCCACAAAGGGTGACCCGCCTCTCGTCTTATGTGGGGGAAAACGACCATGCATGTGCGCAGAGCGCTGGGCGTCGCGGCGGGGGCCGCGGCACTGATCCTGCTGCCGGGCCTGCCGGCGTACGCGGAACCCGGCGATCCGACGCCCCCGGGGGAGACCACAGCGGCGCAGCGGCCCGCCGCCCCTCCGGCCACCGTCCCGCCGACTTCCGTCCCGCCGACTCCCGTCCCGGCCCACGGTGACGAGGACGCGCGCGGGTTCACACCGGCCGACGCCGACGACTACTGGACCCCGGAGCGTATGCGGGAGGCCCGGCCCGTGCAGGAGCAGGAGGACAAGCGGTTCTCCGTCCCGACCCGGATGCCGCGCTCCGCCAGCCGGCCCTTCGAGGGGCTGCCGATCGTCGGCACCTTCTTCTGGAACGACGGCACCAACACCGGCCGCTTCTGCGGCGGCACCGTCGTGAAGAGTCCCGGCAAGAACCTCGTGATGAGCGCCGGGCACTGCTTCGACGACCAGGACGCGCGCAAGAACCTGACGTTCGTCCCGCAGTACGACGACGGCAAGAAGCCGCACGGCGCCTTCACCGTCAAGCCCGGACGCATCTACGTCGACAAGCGGTACCTGGCCAAGGGCCCCGACGCCGCGGCCGACCTCGACTTCAACTTCCTGCAGCTCGAACCGCGCGGCGGCAAGAACGTCGAGGACGTGGTCGGCGGCGCCGAGCTGAAGATCAACGCGGGGTACGACCACTCCCCGGTCCGTCTGATCGGCTACCCGGCCAACCAGAAGCGCCCGCTGGACTGCACGGACAAGACCGTCCGCTACAACAGCACCGACCCGAAGATCCCCGGCAGCTTCCTGCGCATCCAGTGCGACAAGTACTCCGGTGGCGCCTCGGGCGGCCCGTTCCTCATCAAGCAGGGCAACGGCTGGGGGCTCATCGGCGTCATCGGGGGCTGGAAGACCGGTGGCGACAAGGACGACATCTCGTACAGCTCGTACCTCGACGGCGACGCCAAGGCGCTGTACGACGACGCGGTCAACAACCGGCCGCCGGCCGGCCGCGGTGTCCTGGGCAAGGCCGAGACCTGGAAGCACGCCGAGGCCATGGCCGGTGGCTACTTCACCGACGGCAACCCCGGCACGTGGGACTACTCCGACCTCATAGTGCGCTGGTCCGACGGCGAGGTCACCCTGTTCCGCGGCGCGGGCGAGGACGCCGACAACTTCGACAAGGAGATCCGCCTCACCGGCCCCAACGGCACCTGGAAGCACGCGGCCACCATGGCGTCCGGCGACTTCACCGGCGCCGACCGCGACGACCTCATCGTCCGCTGGTCCGACGGCGAACTGACGCTCTACCCGGACGTCGACGAGAAGGGCTTCCACGGCGAGGTCCAGCTCCAGAAGCCCAACGGGCTCTGGAAGAACGCCACTTCCATCACGGGCGGCCGCTACACGAGCGACAACAAGTGGTCCGACGACCTCCTGGTCCGCTGGAGCGACGGCGAAGTCACCCTCTACACCAACGTCAACCGCGACGGCTTCCACGGCGAGAAGAAGCTCGCCGCGCCCAACGGCACCTGGAAGCACGCCTCGACGCTCACCTCGGGCGACTTCACCGGCAACGACCAGCACGACCTGATGGTCCGCTGGACCGACGGCGAGCTGACGCTCTACAAGGACATCGACCAGAACGGTTTCCACGGCGAGACGCAGCTCAAGAAGCCCAACCGCCTCTGGGAGCACGCCACGGTCCTGGCCGCGGGCGACTACACGGAGAACCGCCACCCGGACGACTTCCTGGTGCGCTGGTCCGACGGCGAGGTGTCCATGTACCCGGACGCCGACGAGACGGGCCTGAACCGCGAGATCACCCTGGTGTATCCGCCGGCCTGATGAGCGCGGGGGCCGGCAGGCGTGAGGGCAGCCCAGCGGTCCCCACCGTCTGCTGCTCCTCCTGGACCGTCGTCGCGCCGGTCGCCACCACGCTCCCGCCGACGAGGAGCGCCACGGCCGCCGCGAGGCCGACGACCGCGAGGCGCGGTCGCTTCCACTGCCGCTGCCGCTGCCGTCCGTCTCGTACGGGCGGCAGCGGTCGTTCCGCGGCGGGTGCGGGCGGTCGCGGGGCCGCCACGAGTTCTCGGCGGGCGGCCACCCACCGGCGGGTGTCGTCGACACCGAGCCCGCACGCGGCGAGGTAGGCGACGAGGACGGCCTCGCGGGGCAAGCGGTCCCGGCGGAGCATGGTCGCCGCCGTCGAGTACGGCAGCACCTCGCCCGCCGCGGCGGCCGCCCGCTCCAGCTCCCGGTAGCTGAGGCCCGACCAGGCCTTGAGGCGGCGCAGCTCGGCCATGAAGGCGGCTTCTCCGTCGGGGCTCGCCGGGTGCGGCTGGTGCGGCGGCGCGGGCGGTGACATCGGGGACGTCATGTGGGGTTCCTCCGGTTCGGCGTACTCCGCTGACCTGCACGTACAGAAACTCGCACACTGTCGAACAGCTCATCCGTTGAGCGAGTGGCGCGGCGGCGGTCAGCCTCGGCCTCGTATCTGTCGTCGCTGTGTTGGAGTCCCGCGTGAATCGCTTCGGTTCCCTCGTGCTGTTGCTCGTGCTCACGCCCGCCTTCGCCGGGTGCTCAAATGTCCGTACCGGGGCCGGGGACGGGGACGGGGACAGTGCCGGGAAGGCGGCGAGAGGGGTGTCGGCCTCGTCGGAGCGGGTCGACCCCGCTGTGGACCGCTTCCTCGACCGCGCCCTGCCCAAGGGGCCCGGCATCACCGTGGCCGCCGCCCGCGGCGACGAGCTCGGGCACTGTGCGGGGCGCGGTCTCGCCGACCGCGCGGCGAAGACCCCCGCCACGTGCGACACCGTGTACGACGTCATGTCGATCACGAAGCAGTTCACCGCCGCCGCCGTCCTGAAGCTGGAGATGGCGGGCGAGCTGCGGGTCACCGACCGGATCGACCGGTACCTCGGCCCCGTCCCTGAGGACAAGCGGAACATCACCCTCCACCAGCTCCTCACGCACACGGCCGGCCTGCCCGAGGGCCTCGGCGACGACTACGAGCCGGTGTCGCGCGCGGAGATGCTCGCCGGAGCGATGCAGGCACGGCTGCGCTCGGCGCCCGGCAAGGAGTTCCACTACTCGAACGTCGGCTACAGCCTGCTGGCCGCGGTCGTCGAGAAGGTCTCCGGGCGGAGCTACGAGCGTTTCCTCGCGGAGCACCTGTTCCGGCCCGCCGGAATGACCCGCACCGGCTATGTGCT from the Streptomyces venezuelae genome contains:
- a CDS encoding M1 family metallopeptidase gives rise to the protein MTTRRTPRERTALLAALLLLAATACTGGDGAPAARPGASGVKDALTPALGNGGYDVSHYALDLDYVPDTNRLKGTAVITARATQGLSRFNLDLAGLKVRAATVNGTKARFSRSGNELTVTPAEALGDGDTFKTTVTYDGTPKTIEGADGGLEGWIETDDGSTALGQPSGSMTWFPGNHHPSDKATYDIAVTVPKDEDGDPYDVVSNGELTKEQDKGDRVTRRWRTKEPMATYVANVTVGYFEVHKGKTSDGVPLYIAVDPDESEDAEDVEELVPDILDWATENFGPYPFSSAGAVVDHLPGLDYALETQTKPYFEEAPDETLMVHEMAHQWFGNSVTPRAWKDLWLSEGLATYAEWLWQEDQDGKPAQKTFEEFYDGTHPESEGIWDFPPAAPPSGGRMSDSPVYGRGAMVVHQVRKAVGDDTFYDILHTWTKRYRHGNADTRQFIDLCEEKSGKDLSELFDTWLFGAKKPSDV
- a CDS encoding trypsin-like serine peptidase translates to MHVRRALGVAAGAAALILLPGLPAYAEPGDPTPPGETTAAQRPAAPPATVPPTSVPPTPVPAHGDEDARGFTPADADDYWTPERMREARPVQEQEDKRFSVPTRMPRSASRPFEGLPIVGTFFWNDGTNTGRFCGGTVVKSPGKNLVMSAGHCFDDQDARKNLTFVPQYDDGKKPHGAFTVKPGRIYVDKRYLAKGPDAAADLDFNFLQLEPRGGKNVEDVVGGAELKINAGYDHSPVRLIGYPANQKRPLDCTDKTVRYNSTDPKIPGSFLRIQCDKYSGGASGGPFLIKQGNGWGLIGVIGGWKTGGDKDDISYSSYLDGDAKALYDDAVNNRPPAGRGVLGKAETWKHAEAMAGGYFTDGNPGTWDYSDLIVRWSDGEVTLFRGAGEDADNFDKEIRLTGPNGTWKHAATMASGDFTGADRDDLIVRWSDGELTLYPDVDEKGFHGEVQLQKPNGLWKNATSITGGRYTSDNKWSDDLLVRWSDGEVTLYTNVNRDGFHGEKKLAAPNGTWKHASTLTSGDFTGNDQHDLMVRWTDGELTLYKDIDQNGFHGETQLKKPNRLWEHATVLAAGDYTENRHPDDFLVRWSDGEVSMYPDADETGLNREITLVYPPA
- a CDS encoding serine hydrolase domain-containing protein, producing MNRFGSLVLLLVLTPAFAGCSNVRTGAGDGDGDSAGKAARGVSASSERVDPAVDRFLDRALPKGPGITVAAARGDELGHCAGRGLADRAAKTPATCDTVYDVMSITKQFTAAAVLKLEMAGELRVTDRIDRYLGPVPEDKRNITLHQLLTHTAGLPEGLGDDYEPVSRAEMLAGAMQARLRSAPGKEFHYSNVGYSLLAAVVEKVSGRSYERFLAEHLFRPAGMTRTGYVLPDWDRAQVAVEYDRHGRAQGRPMDHPWAPDGPNWNLRGNGGMLSTARDMFRWHRALTGDTVLSAAAKRKLFAPRVRVPELDGSYGYGWVVVDSDDGRVAWHDGGDDWSLATVAEYRRERIMVFWVSNHAYQKGKWNLEDGQLELSRGVAERVRRSG